One genomic segment of Hippoglossus hippoglossus isolate fHipHip1 chromosome 22, fHipHip1.pri, whole genome shotgun sequence includes these proteins:
- the keap1a gene encoding kelch-like ECH-associated protein 1A, translating into MHCPLRKKRPTRDSDFSAIVVPSMYGSGYLDYTVETHASRSMKVMDEFRQHEMLCDLVLHVTYKDKTVDFKVHRLVLASCSPYFRAMFTSCFKERHASEITLRDVCPQVVGRLIDFAYTAHITVGEKCVLHVLMAAMRYQIEDVAKACCDFLTKHLEADNVIGIARFAEEIGCTELHQRSREYINTHFKEVTKVDEFFSLSHCQLLELISQDSLKVLCESEVYKACTDWVGWHMEGRAQYLHALLNAVHIYALPPKFLKNQLLSCPILSKANSCKDLLSKIFQDMTLRKLPPAPNRGTQLIYVAGGYQQHSLASMEAYDPSRNVWLRLADMGTPCSGLGACTLFGLLYTVGGRNLSLQNNTESSALCCFNPMTNQWSQRASLNIPRNRVGVGVVDGCIYAVGGSQGSTHHNTVERWDPESNRWSLVCPMSVARLGAGVETCGGALYVVGGYDGQNRWDTAEKYQPETNTWQQLAPMSTIRSGLGLVCVNGYLYAIGGFDGRSQLSSVERYNIGRNVWEPRASMQFGRSAHGATAHHRCIFVLGGFNQHGFLSSVECYCPERNEWTCVTNMPIGRSGMGIAVTMEPCPGSLPETEEDEDTAT; encoded by the exons ATGCATTGCCCCTTAAGGAAGAAACGTCCCACGCGCGACTCTGACTTCTCAGCCATCGTGGTTCCCTCGATGTACGGGTCTGGTTACCTTGACTACACGGTGGAGACCCACGCTTCCAGGTCCATGAAGGTCATGGATGAGTTCAGGCAGCACGAGATGTTGTGTGACCTGGTGCTTCACGTCACGTACAAGGACAAAACCGTGGACTTCAAG gtgCACAGGTTGGTGCTGGCCTCATGTAGCCCCTACTTCAGAGccatgttcaccagctgcttCAAAGAGCGGCACGCCTCGGAGATCACCTTGCGTGATGTCTGCCCCCAGGTGGTGGGAAGGCTCATTGACTTTGCCTACACCGCCCACATCACAGtgggagagaaatgtgtgttgcATGTCCTGATGGCTGCGATGAG GTATCAGATCGAGGACGTGGCCAAGGCGTGCTGCGATTTCCTCACCAAGCATCTGGAGGCGGATAATGTCATCGGCATCGCTCGCTTTGCCGAGGAGATCGGCTGCACGGAGCTGCACCAAAGAAGCCGAGAGtacatcaacacacacttcaaagaG GTGACTAAAGTGGACGAGTTCTTCAGCCTGTCTCACTGCCAACTGCTGGAGCTCATCAGCCAGGACAGTCTCAAGGTGCTCTGTGAGTCTGAG GTGTACAAGGCCTGTACAGATTGGGTCGGCTGGCATATGGAGGGCAGAGCCCAGTACCTGCACGCCCTCCTGAACGCTGTTCATATCTACGCTCTGCCGCCAAAGTTCCTGAAGAACCAGCTCCTGTCCTGCCCCATCCTCAGTAAG GCCAACTCCTGTAAGGACCTGCTCTCTAAAATCTTCCAGGATATGACTCTGAGGAAACTGCCGCCGGCTCCAAACCGGGGAACTCAACTCATCTATGTGGCTGGCGG ATACCAGCAGCATTCCTTGGCGTCCATGGAGGCTTATGATCCCAGCAGGAACGTGTGGCTCAGACTGGCTGACATGGGAACGCCGTGCAGCGGCCTGGGAGCCTGCACGCTGTTCGGACTCCTCTACACT GTTGGAGGCAGAAACCTGTCGCTTCAGAACAACACCGAGTCCAGCGCCCTGTGCTGCTTCAACCCAATGACCAACCAGTGGAGCCAGCGCGCCTCCCTCAACATCCCCAGGAACAGGGTCGGCGTGGGCGTGGTGGACGGCTGCATCTACGCCGTTGGAGGTTCCCAGGGCTCGACGCATCACAACACAGTGGAGAG GTGGGATCCAGAGTCTAACCGCTGGTCCTTGGTGTGCCCGATGTCGGTGGCTCGTCTTGGGGCCGGCGTGGAGACGTGCGGGGGGGCTCTGTACGTGGTGGGGGGGTACGATGGACAGAACCGGTGGGACACTGCTGAAAAGTACCAGCCTGAAACCAACACCTGGCAGCAGCTGGCTCCCATGAGCACCATCCGCAGCGGACTAG ggttgGTGTGTGTGAACGGTTACCTGTACGCTATAGGAGGGTTCGATGGGAGGAGCCAGCTCTCCTCCGTGGAGCGCTACAATATAGGCAGGAATGTCTGGGAGCCCAGGGCGTCCATGCAGTTTGGCCGCAGTGCACACGGAGCGACGGCCCACCACAGATGCATCTTTGTCCTCG GAGGCTTTAACCAGCACGGCTTCCTGTCCAGCGTTGAGTGTTACTGTCCAGAAAGAAATGAATGGACGTGCGTCACCAACATGCCTATTGGACGCAGCGGCATGGGCATCGCCGTTACCATGGAGCCGTGCCCTGGCAGCCTGCCAGAAacggaggaggacgaggacacAGCCACATAG